CCTTagtattgttgtggtaaaacctCCACTTCTGTTATCATTTTCTCTCTGCCTTATCTTCCTCAGTTTCCACTCATCAAGTTTCAATCTTCCTTTGAATAAGCCCAAATTTGATTGTATGAACCAGTAGCTTTTGCTTGTAAATTGAATTGATGAAGTGGGAAAGTATAACCCTTTCTTCTCCTACTTCTTGTACTCCAAACTCCAACACCAATTGGTTGGTGGAAAATAATAGCAGGAGCACAAAATGGACCCCTGAAGAGAACAAGCTCTTTGAAAATGCTCTTGCAGTGCATGATAAGGACACCCCAGATCGGTGGCACAAAGTGGCTGAGATGATTCCTGGAAAGACAGTGGTTGATGTGATAAGGCAGTACAAGGAGTTGGAAGTGGATGTTAGCAATATAGAAGCTGGTTTGATTCCAGTTCCTGGCTATAGTAGCACTGCTATCTCACCCTTCACCTTAGATTGGGTGAACACTCCTGGCTATGATGGGTTTAAAGGATGTGGAAAGAGACCTTCCTCAGTGAGACCCATTGAGCATGAAAGGAAGAAAGGAGTGCCTTGGACTGAAGAGGAACATAAGTAAATTTTTACCCTTTGGCATTTGTTTTGACAcatattgttgtttttattatttatgattagtGTTAAGCGGTATCTTTACATatagatttttaatatatgatgTTATGATCATCTGGGAATGTGTATCTGTTTGAAAGCATGGTGATTGTGTGAAAAGCTACAATTGGTGGATGgaatttaaagttaattaaagCTAGAGGTGTAGGGACAAGAATTCTGTGTAGATATTAAAgggttggatttttttttctttttctttttattttcaattgataGCTAGGTCTTTTGGGTgagtttgttagttttaaaaaaattgtgtcctTTACTTCTAGATTTGGAGTTTAAACTTCCTTTTGATGTTCTCTGCAGATTGTTTCTATTGGGTCTGAAGAAGTATGGGAAAGGCGATTGGAGAAATATTTCTCGCAATTTCGTGATTACTAGAACTCCAACACAGGTTGCTAGCCATGCTCAGAAGTACTTCATAAGGCAACTTTCAGGAGGCAAAGACAAGAGGAGGGCCAGCATACATGACATAACAACAGTGAATCTCACAGAAACCATCACAACTTCTTGTTCAGAAGACACCAATAGATCCACTTCACCACATGTTCTCTCACAGCCGCAGCAGCAAAATTCTACTCCTACTACCCCCAGAACTCATTTTCAGTGGACTAATCAGTCTAACACAGGAGTAGCTATGACTCTCAACCCTGCTCATGAAAGAGTCTTCATGTCTCCTTATGGTGCTAACTCCTTTGGGGTTAAAATTGAGGGACAGAATCTTCATGAGTCTTCTTACTTGGGACCTCAGACACAGAACATGGTTTTCCAAATGCAACAGTCCTCACAACACTAGTTCCATGCATTAGAACTTGTTGTAGTGAATTATTAATGGGTAGAAGTAGAACCAGAATCTTCTGTCCATTTCAATAAGTACGGTGCTTGAGTTGAGCTTTTTCCTAAGTTCTTATGTGAATATCCTAGATTATTGGTTAGTTATTATGAACTTGAAGGAAGGTACatagatttgtttctttaacaaATAAGAACTTCCTGAAAGGAGTGGCAGGCAACCAAGTCCCAAACGTTGGTCTTGGTTGGTTTTGTTGTCTGGGAATAATGGATTTCAAGCAAAGTGTATAAATAATGGAATTTCGACTTAGAGGAAAAGAGGCACTTCAAATTTGATAACTAGATAGgcatatatatttgtatgtggAGGATACTGTTACTGCAATTGAATTCAAAGCAAACTTTTATTTGAGAAATACATAATCTGATACCTTGTCAATGGTTAGATATTCAATGGTAAGACTAAGGTGCATAAAGATATTGTGCATCAGTAATTTACCTACCAACCCTCGGAGAGCCCTTTTAGTTCACTTAGTGAAAGACCAGAAGGGCATCTCTAAGTTTAGTATCTTAACAAGTTTAAAATGCTATGCAACAATAAAGTGATTCCATGACAAGGGTAAATTAAAGTTTATGTCAACaagttattaaaaatacatGTATTGGGAACTTGATCTGCTTTGTGCAATTACTACTAGTAAAGAATCCTTTAAAATCGTTTTTTTGACATGTTCCACGGTTTTAAACCGTCTTTGAATCCGTCTTTGTGGAAAATGGAAAATGTAAGAGACACAACGCCAATATCACAACTCTAATTGACTATCAAATCAATACTTGAATAAACATCAATCTAAATGTAACTCACATTAGAACAACTTGGAGAGTCACACCAGGGTGTGTGAGAAAAAAAAcctgtttgaaatttttaaggCAAACAAACAGGCAAAAACACTATTAGtcatattacaaatattttccGAACACCAAATATgcatacacaaacacacaagaaATTGTACAAGCACATGAAATCAAAACACCCTGCACCAGAAATCTAGAGAGGGCAACAGTCCGTGTACATTGATACATTTATTAGCAATCACTGTTGCAAGATGCTAATGACATGGAAATTTTCAACAAAAGATATATGTTAACTTTTTTAACTTAGTCTCACGCTGGGCCTTGTCTTGATCATCCGATTAAGTAAACCTCCGTAATAGTAAGATAGTAAGAAGTACCTGCAACACGAGTAAATTGAACAGCTAGAATGTAGATTTGATGGAGTTATTTACACTGGTAAATACTCTAATTTGCATTTGCAATTAATTTACCTGAATTTGTACCATTGTGTAATGACTGACAAAGCTGAAGGAGGTTAtcagaaacatttttttcatatgtcTCCACTATTTAACTTGGCAAACAACCCATCAAAATCACAAGATCTTCATGTTGTTCGAAACATAGAGATCCTGTGATTTCCTCTGACAGACAAAAAGTTAACTAATGGGATTTTAGTAACAAAAATTAAGTACTAGAACCCATTATTAGTATGATGAGACAAAAGTAGTTGAATTTGAAGTGAAGATATAAATGCACCCAAAAGATTGCTTCAATTGAAACCCTACAAGTATCCTACGGGATTCTACTAGTGAAGATCTCTgttccctttctttttctttgtatttttctttttactaagATCAATCTGAATTTATAATTATGGCCTGGATTGCACTCAAATTTAGGTATTAGAGAATTGGATAACCTACTTTCTTTTCACGTACAAGGGGGGTCCTATTCCTTTGTTAATTCTTGATAATTAGTGAAATCCTTCTTAAGAATCCCATGAGAAGAGGAAGACTCCTTACAGGtcgattattaattttttagttagaaTAATTTATGTACTAAGATGGATTCAAGAGTGATTAGACAAGCAATATATTCTTAACAAAGAGGTTTTGGTCATGTGGGGTAATAATAATACTGTATACACACAATCCAAGCATCATAGTCTTTGTGATTCTATATGTACGGACACCAGGccattaaacaaatttttaactGTCTCTCCTTATTGGCTCAAATTGTTGATCTAACTTATGGAGGCAacctactcttttttttttttttgccaacagCAATCTTTACCTTTTCTCAATCAGATCTCATGGtggatttgtttattttttaaatatatgggtAGGTTTTGGGATTATATGTTGGTAAGAAAATTCATTGACCACATGTTGAGTCACtttcaaagaagaaagaagaatctCCCCTAAGCTTCTTGGCCTCCCATATTACCACCACCCAAAAAAGAGTGGGTCTATGAGCTGATGATAGATATCCAATGACACACAGTATTGAGGTCTATCATAATTTACTACCTCAAATAATTGAAGAGAATGTTAACTAGTAGCTCTAAAATGTTTATTAGAATTTTCCTTGTATTGACAAAAGATGTTTATTAGATATTTGAatgtgaaaaaattataaaataaactcCAACTCTACCTAGTTTTGACCATTAATTAATGATAACATGGACTCACATAAGTGATTAAGGATTTACAACAGTCTAATCTTTTCTATAAATGATTGTTTGATTCTCCCTTAAATCATTAATATCTTGCTTGATAAATAACCCTCATGCAGTAGTAGATACTCAGACATCTAAGGATTAGTTGAGTACATAGTCACACTAAAGGTAAAACTGCATGTAAGCCTGTACAGTAATCTTCTAAGTGGACCTTTATTCATCATCCAGGTAGTTATTGAAACACTATTTGATAGCTAGTATTGAGACTACCTCCCCattctatcatttttctctaaaaaaaacttttaatatattaatcgtTTAATCAATATCTTTATAGTAAAAATGAGAAAGGTtagtaatacatttttttaaacatactccacagttttttaaatttattaaaaaaatataaatttatgtgagtctcacttgattcactctttATTTAATGAGCCACACTCAtcatttcttaattttcaataaagtttaaacaataatataatataatatattaaaaagaatatgttTAAAAGTATCATTAGCATTCCTCTAATTACTGTTAGTAATAGTATATTCATAAGCAGAATCTAataattaagtatatttttatcACAATGACTTTGTCGTTACTCTCTAACCttctgtttattttaatttcttctcacctccaaataaaagaaaataatagtagcttataaaagtacatgaaattaaagtgtcctttatatatcattattgcATCGTGAAAAAATCTTACACAAACATATTTTGAAGTGTCTTTAAATAAAtctagtttggaaaaagttaaaattcatacgtttaaaataaactttctttcttttaggacaaaaagtaaaataaaataaactctgTTCTAGAGTTCAACAACATATAATAATGTCGTGGTCAATTTCTGATCGAACATGATTAAACTTGTGAATATGGAAGCATTCTAACAACTAATTATTCCATGTGCTGTTTATTCTTTCTCTCCAATCATTTTCTGTCTCATTCACTTGAACAATGACGCGCCCACAATATTTTCTTGGACGGAGAATCTTAAAGCCAATTAAGTGCATCATTGATACACAAAAAAAGCAGCACTAATTGAAATAAACCTATtgtgcacacttgattaaagatGCAAATCTTCATTGGTCGTAACTTTCTTCTTCTATAAGTTTATTTTGACCACATAAGTGCCACTTTTACAAACCTTGCACCATTAAGAATATCATGCATTCGCCAAGACATGCGTTCTTATTGTTTTGGGGTGTATTGGATTGGGATTTTGAGagaatattttgacaaaaacaatcttgaagattttaaaagattatgtgggattgtattgattttgtgagattttaaaagattttttttaaaagactttttacaaTCAGGATTCTTAACCcaagattttaatggatttctaacacagatttttaagatttcaaagtactttatggatttttaagattttgaaagattaatacattttaaacaaaaaaataacggaagttacaaaagtgaatgaaaaagatgataaataaattataatgtttgaataaagaaaataaaaacgatagaaattttaaaccttttaataacaaagtcattattgcctaaaaaaataataacaaagtgaTTCTCACTTCATGTTCGCCTAATTATTAGCATTTCTCCACATATCTGAACCTATATTAGTCCTCCATATATTAGCATCTTCTCGTTCCTGCTCTTGTGTTTGAACAATGGGTTCATGATCATTGTCTTCGTAATTTGGTAAcactgaagatgaagatgaagactcGTCAGTAGGTTCCACTGGAAATTCATCAGAACGACATTCTTTGCGAAGAAAATTATGAAGTGCTGCACATGCCAATACAAGCTCTACTTGTGTTTTAAATAGAAATGGAGGTGCTGACTTAAAAATTGTGAACCGCGATTTAAAAATACCAAATATCCTCTCAATCACATTCCTTAAGGATGCATGCCGAAGATTAAataattccttttcattttcaggGTCATTACCGTGACCTGCAAAATCTTGTAGATGATATCGTACACCTCGATATGGGGCTAAAAATTTGCGTCGATTAGGAAATCCACAATCCACCAGATAATACTTACCTTGGGGCACTTTAAGTCCATTCTTCCTTGCCAAAACATCACTTAACACCTTGGAATCATGTGCTGAACCCTCCCACCCGCTAAGAACGTACATGAATTCCAAATCAAAGTTACAAGCAGCTAATACATTTTGTGATATATTTCCATGACGATCACGATAACTGCTTACATCTCGTCCTTTTACTGATGCGGGAATATGTGTACCATCAATAGCTCCAATGCAATCCTAAAGTGTGTGTATcaataatcataaatattattataataatcacaattataattataattttgttataattagataatgatCACATACCTTAAAATAAGGATAAAACCTTGTGCTTTCCCTTATTTTTGCAGGCACAGTTGAGCCTGGTCTAACCATTAAATCAGGTGCTAATGAGTTTAGAGCTTTCAAAATCTTGTGAAAATTTTCACTTGTAGCAAATTGTGATCGGCCAAATGTATTGCGGATTACACAATATCGAGTGTTCTGGCCGACAATCTGTAGGAATGATGCAAGCATTTCTTCAACACAAATAAATCTTGTATCCTCCAAAGgtgttttttctcttataatcgTGCACAACTTTCAAAATACATCAGGATACATCCTATATACTTGTCGAAAGATTGCAAGATCATTGTTTAATGCTTTGTGTATATAGTCATATCCCCGACTAGTAATTTGTCGTCGAGTTAATGGACGTTCAATATGTTCACCACGCATCATATTCAAAAACTGATTTAATATATCTATTAAAGCATAAATTTCCATCACATATGTGTATGTGGCTTCATAAAATTCTTCATTTGTTTCCTCGTCATCTATATCTTCATCATTTGTATCTTCATTATATATATCTCCATCCATTTCTTCGTTCTTTATGTCATGGTCATGGTTATAAGTCAATATCAAAGTTAATATCAAAGTTAatacaaattcatatataaaataaatataactaaagttTAACCACAAcaatttcacaaaatatataaccTAAATACTTCAATCATAATAGTTCGaccaaaaaacaaaccaaatattTCAACCAAAATACAACCATAATAGTTCGaccaaaaaacaaaccaaatactTCAACCAAAATAGAGACCCAAAAGATATAGTTCAACAAACTCAcgatgtttaaaataatatgttaataatagatgatcaaaatattaattattccctAACTTAAAGTTTATCCAAGATGAGCGTTCTTCCGgtgacatcttcaagaaaaaatccttttttgcTTTAGTATTTAACAATTCAGCTGTCTTGAAACGCGTTATGTCATCCAAATTTggaatttcttttataacatcCCAAATAATACCCTCGAGCTCTCTATCTCTAtctctatctttttctcttttctccatcatgttggatattttttcaaaattcacagcaATAGTCCCAATGCCAACAGAAAGATTTTCCAGAACGTTGCCTTAATTGTTGATCCCAACAGTGCTTGAACTCCCTCCATACTCGGATCTCCTTCGCTTgtgacagttttgtttttctatggGAACCTCTGAATCTAAAGGGGGGTGGGATGGTGGACTTGGTTGGTTTGGTGATGGAGGCTGATATGCTGGTTCATAGTTATTTGGTGTTATGAATGTATCACTATTAGGATCATATGAAAATTCTTCTATCCCAACAGTTCTATTTTCTGGCTCAAAAGTTGTTGCATCAGTATCATCTGGATCGACTGATATAGAATTATTCCTGCTAGAAACTCCACCCCCAACAACGATCTTCAAATACTCATAATCAACCATACTTTTTCCTCGAAGTTTGCTGTGACTTGGGtgggactaaaaaaaaatcattgttaatatactacaaatattataatttactaaatttataactattaatatatttaaaagattatgaaCTTAGCTCACCTTTAAGTAATCTTTCCATACATCCTCATGAGCAGTGAAAGTTTTTCCAATTGGGTCCCATCCAAAGCCAGAGTTGTTGCGCATAAGGGTTGACATCATGTTATACTGGTTTCGAAACCACTTCATCTGACTCAAATAATGACTATAAGTTTTAGGGAATTTAGTTTTTGCATTGAGTTGAGGAAGTATTATTCGTTCTACATTTTGTTTGCTAAGTGACCCATTGGCATCACGCAATCCCCTATTCATAGCATCCACCAAGAGGTGCAACAACTCATTGGTATCCTCCATAGTCCAAGATACATAATTATCTTTGTCTCTACTCTttcctttgttattttcttgtgaaTCCCCCATTTGAtcgctaatatatatataagaaactagttatttgacaaaaatagttattgtttcctAATTGTCAAAAGTATAGTGACTATATCCCGAATAATATACAATTCAatagaaaaaccaataaaaaactacctaataataaaataagggtCATGCTAACATGCGCACTTAGGACACATGTTAAGGATACTTCCAATAGTAACTATgtcttaaaaacaataattttttacttttaaaaaagtaaattgcacaactttcaatacaaaatttctatacataatacactaacaagtgtcttaagggcacatgttagcattttccataaaaataatactcatatatcataaaatcatttaaaaaaaactattaacaaaataacaataataataacacaataacaattaaaaaattattaacacaataataataataataacacgctgtcaaaaaaaaataataacacattaataattaacattttaataataacacaagaaaataataataataataatggacgttgtaaaaaaacaagttgaagaaacagaaaaaaaaagagttttttattttgatttgcatatacagtactaaaaaaaaagcaatatgaAATCTTGATGCACATCAATTGCCATTCTTTTGATGCATATTCATTGCCTGGACGTTGAAAACAATATGAATACGAAATCTTGAAGCATATACAACacccttttcttttgatttgcgTAATATACATATAGTATGAACAATATTGACTATCGGttgccattaaaaaaataggtaaaattgattgaaaagttgTAAGAGAATGAACCTGGTAGTGGTTTGTGTCTTGTTCGGCaggagaagaaaaagtcttTGGAAGATTATGAAAAGTCTCAAAGGTTTGGGTGAGATTGTTGGAGGagtattttatgtgtatttctaactaaaaagtctctcaaaatccattccacaaaagaatccatcaaaatctatttacttttgaatatcaaaagacattttaaaagtGGTAAGAAATCTCAATTGAATACCAACAGATTTTGTTgccctgaaaaaaaaatctttattgtcttaattgaataccacaagatttgtttatattttataaaagtcttgattgaatatcacaagactttttaatcataaaaaagtcttttaaaatcctttgaaatcttaatcCAATACACCCCAGCTCTAATACTTTTCAAGGAGATAATTAAGTATACATGCTTAAATATTTCGTGAACCTAATGACTATTATATATGGACAAGTTTATCGAGTTCAAAAGATAGATGCTTAAACCAAAATGACAAAATAGAGTcacataattttctttcttatatactttttttattaatattttttatttttattttttttctttctcatattTACACAAAGGGTCTTTAAGGGAGAGGGGGCAAGGCCCCTGTAATTCAGCATATAGTAGTCCCGAGTTTAAATCTATTAGGAGGGGTGAACTTATGGAAATGACATGAATTGTCTTCAATATTTTCAATCTCGAAGAACAAATAAATATCATCCACCAAAACTAGCATTctagtttattttttgttttacagtTGCTTAGGATACACCACATGCGTATATGAATTAACCGTGTTTTTAACAGAAAAATGTCCCATTTTAGGAAGgttaacttcaattttttttctaattaacttTATGTTCATTAGGCTCATAAGATAATTCTGAAGTTATTGAGAATTTTAGGATGATCTTCCCTTTCGCTATCCCTGCAATTTGAAACgcctaataaaacaataatcaagTCACATTTTTCCTGTGAAGTCAAGAATGCATGACAGTATAAGTCTAATGGACCAGCATGATATTTGACCAGACAAACCACCAACTTTTCTAAaaggaagtgtttttttttttgcaagtggTATTAAAATGAAGCTTTACCACTTTAATCTTACTTTCCATTAAACACATGCACCGGCTAATTACAACCCAATAACAgttggaaaaatatttattttataatttaaaatttaaagataaatatagtatccttttttttcaaacttaaatGCAAATTTGGtacccttatttttttaaatccataattttattttttttttcattttaatttaaaataaagatatttaattccCATTATATTGATTtccctattttaaaatagagatatttaatccctcaatttttataaaattttcaattttgataattCTCTCAAACTAAAAGTGTTGatagttagaaaattaaaataatctatgACAGGGATTAAACAAATAATCTTGTACCACAATAATAAATTTGGACTAAATCAGGTTAATCTCTTAcccattaatattttaaatttaatgaaaggatgaaattctcaaattttataaaattgaaaaattagatgtctctattttaaactagaaaaactaaaattataaatttttaaaaaatatgaagactaaatatctctattttaaaataaatgaatcaaaattataaattttaaaaaataaaggaggcttttcttatttcttatgtTTTTGTTCCTATCTTCTAGGAATTTTACTTTACTGGGTCTATTATTTTTCCTATACGTTAGAAGCCTTTTTGCACATTAGGGAGGTTTAGCTTCACTCTTTTTTCGTTGGAAGCTTTGGGATGTTGCGGCTGTTTGTTGCTGCACGTTGTGGCTATATATATTAGCTTCCCGCTGATCAATAAAATAGCCACAACAGAAACTAATTTTTCGTATCTTTCAAAGGAAATACAATCCAGCTCTCATAAAATTCTGTTGctgaaataaaacaatttggaGCATTGGTAACGCtatgaaaatgaaatatatattaaaatcaaattaagtaCTCAATACATGATAATATGcactttatgatttttttttctaaccaaACTTTGCAACCAATGCTTAAGTCCTTTGCAAATGGAATTATTAATCAGAAATCACGTCTAAAGGCTGTGAGAAAAGTGGGTATCATTCTCTAGGGTGCTATTATTGGCCCATAATCTAACAGTGTACTATATAGTGGGGCTTTAAGTAGCACAATGACTGATAGCGGGTGCATCACATCAAAGATTTCTCACCAATGTGTGTGGGAATAGACCATAATATCAGGCAACAAGGTTAATAATTTAGGCATTTATGGAGAAATAGAAACGGTAAAGGACATGTCCTCTCAACAACATTATAACATAGATCAGCTTGGCCAATCAAGAAGCttgaaatatgcaataaataACATGAGACACAAAAATAAGACAATTTGGTACATACATTCAATCATGGTCATCCTCAAAGTTCATTAGTTAGTGGAAATGTCATGGACATACAAATTTCAATAGGGTAACTGATAGTATCATACATGCATGAATTGGTAAGATAAAAGATTAGTGCCAAGGGCAAAGATTGTTTACAAACTCCACATATTGAATCTTTGAACAACTCTTTGGATATTTATGTACTTAGTCATGTAAATTCTCCTTACCATATTTTAGTCCATAATCAAGAGGGAACAAGGGGTCACATGAACTAACTCCAACTGGTTGATCAAGTTGTTCAACTCTTCTGAACCAAGTCATTGGTAGTTGACCTTTGAAGTCATGATCTCCAAATATAACATCTGTGATTCGCTGTGCTTCAGTAACTGGCAACCATGCAGCAACAAGAGCATCTATCTTTTCCAATAGGCACTGTTCTGAGAGAAAAGGTCTTCCAGATATAAGGATCACAAGTGTTGGGATTTTATCAGCAACCAAGTTTATGATTCCATCTCCATTAAATGGGATTACAAGCTCTGAATTGTCACCTCCACACTCGGCATAGGGACCTTCTCTGACCACAACGATGGCAAAAGAAACGTCGCTACGTTCTATGATGTCTGTTGATGGACATTGCTCATAAATAACTTCTGTTTCATTCCCCACAGCTTCCTTAACAGCATCCAAGATAGTTGTGCCTGAAATTGCAGTCATATAAGGGACCTAGCAACCATTCACAGCCCAATAAtgtgacaaaagaaaaaacaattctATAAAATAAGGAAATATTTTAATAGACATATATGGTTGAAAATTAGGACAAGGTAATGGGGtagataatttatttcaatagcATACAATCAAAACATGAACTCTTCTAAAATCCAAAGTTGCATTAAGATTGATGAACGAATGAACATATATAGTGTtggaaacaaaacaaacattggCTTACCGATTGTGATCTGGCCACTAGATTCATACTTAGTACCTATCCATCCTCCACATTGATACCCAATATCATGAGCATGAGTTCCAGCAACAAGGACTCTCTTAGCATTCCTGTTCAGTGGAAGAAAGGGTTTACTAGGATCCTTTCCATTTTTCAACAGAACCAAGGACTTTTGAACTGTTTTACGTGCTAGATCTCTATGTAGCTGTAGAAACAATTATATGGTAAAGCATTGGTTGCACATAAATAACCAGatgataaaaaagtataaaaa
The genomic region above belongs to Glycine max cultivar Williams 82 chromosome 14, Glycine_max_v4.0, whole genome shotgun sequence and contains:
- the MYB57 gene encoding MYB transcription factor MYB57; this encodes MKWESITLSSPTSCTPNSNTNWLVENNSRSTKWTPEENKLFENALAVHDKDTPDRWHKVAEMIPGKTVVDVIRQYKELEVDVSNIEAGLIPVPGYSSTAISPFTLDWVNTPGYDGFKGCGKRPSSVRPIEHERKKGVPWTEEEHKLFLLGLKKYGKGDWRNISRNFVITRTPTQVASHAQKYFIRQLSGGKDKRRASIHDITTVNLTETITTSCSEDTNRSTSPHVLSQPQQQNSTPTTPRTHFQWTNQSNTGVAMTLNPAHERVFMSPYGANSFGVKIEGQNLHESSYLGPQTQNMVFQMQQSSQH
- the LOC102669241 gene encoding uncharacterized protein — protein: MGDSQENNKGKSRDKDNYVSWTMEDTNELLHLLVDAMNRGLRDANGSLSKQNVERIILPQLNAKTKFPKTYSHYLSQMKWFRNQYNMMSTLMRNNSGFGWDPIGKTFTAHEDVWKDYLKSHPSHSKLRGKSMVDYEYLKIVVGGGVSSRNNSISVDPDDTDATTFEPENRTVGIEEFSYDPNSDTFITPNNYEPAYQPPSPNQPSPPSHPPLDSEIVGQNTRYCVIRNTFGRSQFATSENFHKILKALNSLAPDLMVRPGSTVPAKIRESTRFYPYFKDCIGAIDGTHIPASVKGRDVSSYRDRHGNISQNVLAACNFDLEFMYVLSGWEGSAHDSKVLSDVLARKNGLKVPQGHGNDPENEKELFNLRHASLRNVIERIFGIFKSRFTIFKSAPPFLFKTQVELVLACAALHNFLRKECRSDEFPVEPTDESSSSSSVLPNYEDNDHEPIVQTQEQEREDANIWRTNIGSDMWRNANN